The following coding sequences are from one Oncorhynchus tshawytscha isolate Ot180627B unplaced genomic scaffold, Otsh_v2.0 Un_contig_16232_pilon_pilon, whole genome shotgun sequence window:
- the LOC121842224 gene encoding zinc finger protein 135-like, protein MASVKLEDCSQTLELNVNIKDEEEEEKIGNSVSHGDHVETVSTSREQQQEDHRAKRSHQCPRCKESFSILSKLKIHLKIHTGENLYSCTDCGKNFTTLKFLTVHERIHTGEKTYSCSNCVKCFTSSTKLKIHQRTHTGEKPYLCSDCGASFSRLGHLKTHKRIHTGEKPHSCSDCGKSFSRLGNLKTHERMHTGVKPYSCSDCGKSFSRLGHLKTHERIHTGEKPYFCFDCLKCFATSTELKVHQRTHTGEKPYSCSDCVKCFSTCSGLEGHRRTHTGEKPYSCSNCVKSFTSSTKLKIHQRTHTGEKPYLCSDCGASFSRLGHLNTHERIHTGEKPYSCSDCGKGFSRLCNLKTHERIHTGEKPYLCSDCVKCFTTSTELKVHQRTHTGEKPYSCSDCVKCFTTYSGLIGHQRTHTGEKPYSCADCVCIHS, encoded by the exons atggcatcagtgaagctggaagactgcagtcaaacactggagctgaatgtcaacattaaagatgaagaagaggaggagaagattgggAATTCTGTTTCTCATG GAGACCATGTTGAGACAGTCTCTACCTCCAGAGAGCAACAGCAGGAAGATCACAGAGCTAAGAGGTCTCACCAGTGCCCACGTTGTAAGGAGAGTTTCTCAATTCTATCAAAGTTAAAAATACACCtaaaaatacacacaggagagaatctGTATTCCTGTACTGACTGTGGGAAGAATTTCACAACATTAAAATTTCTGACAGTTCATGAAcggatacacacaggagagaagaccTACTCCTGTTCTAATTGTGTAAAATGCTTCACATCGTCAACTAAGCTAAaaattcatcagagaacacacacaggagagaagccttacttatGCTCTGACTGTGGGGCTAGTTTCTCTCGACTGGGACACCTAAAAACACATAAacgtatacatacaggagagaagcctcacTCCTGCTcggactgtggaaagagtttctctcGACTGGGCAACTTAAAAACACACGAACGTATGCATACAGGAGtaaagccttactcctgctctgactgtggaaagagtttctctcGACTGGGCCACCTAAAAACACAtgaacgtatacatacaggagagaagccttacttctGCTTTGACTGTTTAAAATGCTTCGCAACATCAACTGAGCTAaaagttcatcagagaacacacacaggagagaagccttactcctgttCTGATTGTGTAAAATGCTTCTCAACATGCTCTGGGCTTGAAGGTCAccggagaacacacacaggagagaagccttactcctgctctaaTTGTGTAAAAAGTTTCACATCATCAACTAAGCTAAaaattcatcagagaacacacacaggagagaagccttacttatGCTCTGACTGTGGGGCGAGTTTCTCTCGACTGGGCCACCTAAACACACATGAGcgtatacatacaggagagaagccttactcctgctccgACTGTGGAAAGGGCTTCTCTCGACTGTGCAACTTAAAAACACAtgaacgtatacatacaggagagaagccttacttatGCTCTGACTGTGTAAAATGTTTCACAACATCAACTGAGCTTaaagttcatcagagaacacacacaggggagaagccttactcctgctctgattgTGTAAAATGCTTCACAACATACTCTGGGCTAATAggtcatcagagaacacacacaggagagaagccttactcctgcgcTGACTGTGTATGCATACATTCATGA